aaaagaaaattcttcaatgccagagttatgtggtcttttgactggccaaatagtaatAACTTGTATCCCTCTCTCTCGTCACAGCTggtttttcctttgcatacacgtACACAgaacagtctggcttattcttccCACAtgctcctctttcctcgtacaactgacaacactgacataATATAAAGATTCTTCTTCACACAAAGGATTAACCACTGCATTGTAAtatccagtggccactttcctcttaagggtaaaggttgaagagactctttagctatggtaagcagctcttctaagagatggGCACTCAAAAATCAAGCTATTTATCTCAGTCttaagtagtgtcatagcctctataccatggtcgtccactttTTGGGGATGGAgttatcttacttgagggtacactctggcacactagtcGATTTGTTTCCTTAtatttcctcaatgggatattttccccgttggagcccttagagAGTTTATaacactacttttccaactagggatatagtgtgcctaatgataataataatcaggaaaaaatatataaaaaacgatCAGAAAACCTCCAGTATGAAGATCAACGTTGCAAAACATACTCCAGGATATCGTAATCAAATCAAAAGCAAGACACTTTTCTGAGAATGTTATGCAAAGTCAAAGTGAAGCAGACATTTCTAGACATATATAGAATTAAGACAGGATTTTTTCTTTGACCTCAAAACCATAGATCTATTATTACTTAGAGTTGGTActgtttattttggaaatattatttTCTAGTTTATGTCATGATACTTATCTTGAGTTCTCATGAGCAAAGGCACTCACTACTGTTTGAATTTAGCTCTacctttatcattattgttattactagctaagctacaaccttagttggaaaagcaggattatataaaccttataagggctccaacagggaaatatatcacagtgaggaaaggaaataaagaaataaataaatcatatgagaAGTAATACACAATgtaaaatatttcagaaacagtaacattaaaatagatctttcatacacataatataaagagagactcatgtcagcctgttcaacataaaaaaattcactgtaagtttgaacttttgaagttccacttattcaactgcctgattCAGGGGTAAGTGACCGCCCAAATGCTCAGAGCACCCGCGGGCCCAAAACTGATATAACGTATCGGTATCAACCCATATACGTCTTCTTCTTCCCCACTACtaatccctatattaaggggtcggttgcctggttcgcctcctcttctaccaaacatcttctcttcatatcatccttcaccttacctcgccatctaattccctgcctgcctctcgatcttctccccctaatagtttctttccaagccctcctcactcacttctcaccattcatcctcaacatgtgtccacaccatctcaattGTGACACTCTTAtcctctctgtaatctttactacacctgccattcttctttttttcatcattttccaatctttcaaacagtgatattcccataatccatctcagCAATCTTATCTCTGATCGCTCAAGGTTTGCGTCTTCTTTTCGTCTCGAAGCccaagtttccgatccatacattaacactggtctcatTACtgcgctatagatcttgacttttaacttCATCTGCATTTTCTTATTACATATCACTCCTGCTACCTTCCCTCCCACCCACCCCCACTTCCCCCAAGTAGTTTTCAATTCATTTTGCTAAATTTTGCTCATGAATATCATATTCACTCCTCTTATTGCCATCTAACAATTCAGCTCTCGTCCCATACTTTCTAATCAGAGTGATCTTTGTATCATTTCATTAGAAAAACCAACAAATTCTATCCCCACTTGAATTACTTATGATTTCCTCATTATCAAAAGTTTCACAGATATAATTTATGAAACCATATGAAAGACATCACCATTGAACGAGGGCAGTAGCATGTAAAAGTATCGCTAAGAGATATGAGTTGGCTTCATCGTTATTCACTTTCAAATCAGTATCATCATTATGCATTTGTTCACTCTTATGGCATCTATAAGGTAGTATTTACTTGGTTTTGATTGATTTTCGTCTCGTGTTTTCAGTTGGCGACCCGTACGAATTCGGGGAAGACCATCACCGATTCCGTAGGGCTCCTATTTTCGGACTCTTCCAAGGCCTCTTCGGTGGTAAGAAAGGCCGAAAGCAGAGGCCCTCGCGCCCTACCTACGGGGCTCCCCCTGCCGCACCCCCTGCCTCTTACGGAGCTCCTCCTGCAACTCCTAGCTCAGGTTATGGAGCCCCACCCGCCACTCCTAGCTCAGGTTATGGAGCCCCACCCGCCACTCCTAGCTCAGGTTATGGAGCCCCACCCGCCACTCCTAGCTCAGGTTATGGAGCCCCACCCGCCACTCCTAGCTCAGGTTATGGAGCCCCACCCGCCACTCCTAGCTCAGGTTATGGAGCTCCACCCGCCACTCCTAGCTCAGGTTATGGAGCCCCACCCGCCACTCCTAGTACATCGTATGGGGCTCCGCCTGCAACACCCAGCACATCTTATGGTGCTCCTCAAGCTCCAACCCCATCATACAGTGCACCAGCACCACCTCCAAGTCCTTCCTATGGTGCTCCACCAGCACCACCTCCAAGTCCTTCCTATGGTGCTCCACCAGTAGCAGCTCCAAGTCCTTCCTATGGTGCTCCACCAGTAGCAGCTCCAGTCCTTCCTATGGTGCTCCTCCAGCCCATCATACAGTGCACCTTCCCCAGCTCCAAGCCCAACCTACAGTGTCCCTTCTGCACCTTCACCAGCTCCAAGCCCATCCTACAGTGTCCCATCTGCTCCTTCACCAGCTCCAAGCCCATCCTACAGTGTCCCTTCTGCACCTTCACCAGCTCCAAGCCCATCTTACAGTGTCCCTTCTGCACCTTCACCAGCTCCAAGCCCATCCTACAGTGTCCCATCTGCTCCAAGTCCCTCTTACAATGCCCCAGCTCCAACTCCTAGCTCTTCTTACGGTGTCCCGTCTGCTCCAAGCGTCCCATCTCAGTCGTATGGTACGCCTTTCTAAACAGTCGAAGAGATCGCCACTCGACGTAGACTACGTCGTCGGCAGAATTGGCCCCGAATGTTGGGCGAACACAGTCGTGTATATTTTGTCCACTGTATTTACCATTAAGTCTGCCTAGTCTGATTTGTTTTGATGCAAATGTAACAGTTTTAGAAGTATGGCTTTAAATTCCACACCTTAAAGACATAGAAGTGAATATAGGTCTATGACAAAGAATGTAAAGTatgtaattgaaatatttttttaaaaagatttcaGAGCTTGTATATTTGAAATTCTGTCGTACTGTGGATATTCATGTCCGTACAATTTGCAATATAAAACCTGGTTTATCACCTTTCTGTTAATTTTCTACCGAACGGAATTAAACTCTTCGGCGTCAGCGTGCTTATCCTTACCTactctattatcatttttattcatatttatacgtCGAGGAAGCCCAAATTTCAGCCCCAAAAGGCTACGAAGAACTAGGTCCACAGCGAGTTCCCCAAAACATGGCCTAGTTTCACCCACTTTATGGGTCTCTACTCTATCAGAGTATGAACATCATGGCACCCaacgcctcttcttcttcttcttcttctttttgcatctttttccacttttatgtggggtcgatgtttatggccagctttctccatctacctcgtgtatcaaggatgaccttcgatcaaagggattaaccggtgatgaagtgtgggacggagatcgatggagaaagctggccagaaacatcgaccccacgtagaagtgggaaaagatgcaaaaagaagaagaagaagaagaagaggcgtgGGGTGCCAGAAGGTTCATGCACTAATAGAGTAGAGAACCATAAAGTGGGTGACACTAGACTTGCTCACCGTACGGGCCATGTTTTGGGGAACTCGCTATAGGCCTAGTTCTTAGCGAGTTCTCAAAAACATGGCCCATAGGGTGACCAAGCCTAGTTTCACCCACTTTATGGCTCTCTACTCTCTGCATGAACCCCCTGGCACCCAACGACATATAACCCAATTTACCTATATATAGAATACCAACTTTAAGTAGTTCTTATTTGGAAATGATACAAAGTGAGCCACtgttataaagatttttttcaaacCAGAAGGTTTCTTCATTTGTTTCCCAGTCAGATAGAGGCTTTGTGGTGAAAAGCTTATCCAAATTTTTATGGAAttgaagtaacacacacacacacattatatatatatatatatatatatatatatatatatatatatatatatatatatatatatatatatatatatatatatatatatatatatatatatatactagctaagctacaaccctagttgaaaaagcaagatgctataagcccaagggctccaacaggaaaaaatagcccagtaagaaaaggaaacagataaacgatataagaagtaatgaacaattgaaataaaatattttaagaacaataacaacaaaactgccgaaaaaatattctgaaaaatgtaattttctgacaatatatatatttttttcaaaatctttcacCTTCATCATCTTGAGAGGAGGATAAGTAAAGCACAAAATGACAGATATTAAATAAATTTCTAGTGTTTAtcgatttaaaaatgaaaaataaatagaaaattcataTGATGAATGATAGATGAAAAATAAATGCTCTTGATTACTGTAGCGAAGAGAGAACTTATAGAAATTCAGAGGAATTTGTGAAATCTAGTTTAAGATTCTTGTATTTCATCATAACATGATGCTATAAGAGAAAAATGTTGAAATATGAATTGTTAGAggtatatatagaagaaaaaaacaGCATAATTTGAATTAAAGAATTCAATTAGTTAAATAAACTAATTATATATCACAACAAGgcttatattttgaataatttaaatatatttgtggTGTAGAGAAAGTATACCTCAGTCAATATGATTAGTAAGTTTAAAAGAAATTTACGAGTAGGCCTATATATGTTTTACCAGTGAATTTTTGGAAAAAGATCAAATTATCATTAATAGAACTTTATTTATATgactaaattatgataaaaaaatcctACATTTGTATGAggagactataatatatatataggcctatatagttTTACAATAAGGAAATAACGTTAAATATTAACATAAGAAGAAGGAGAATTCATAACTAACTGACGGGAGCTATTTGTTGAAATTCAATCTCTTAGCCGAAATGATTATCAAATTCAATTAAAAAGTTAATACAGTATTAAAAAAAGTTTTACATTTTGAAAagttatataatatacattttaaacatttatatatagttttttttatatataaaaaagaataaaatatgagGAGTCCACCCTCAACCAATGGCTGCCTTTTGCTTTATTCGCCTGTGTTGTTATGGTCGAAGACGATTTGTGTCAGGAAaaggtgattattttttttattttttagattatatttatatatataattaataatttaataaataccATTGTgaatagttattaataattattatacacTCCTGAGTATTAATATAGTTGATTAATTTTCGAGTTTAAGACGTAGATCATACGCCCCAAGCATTAAGCTATTTTGATCGTTGTTGACCGTAGCTTTTGCGATGCCATTTTGTTGAAAATTATAAAACGTCTCTTTATTTGACCTAGTTTAATGGCGTTGCTTAATCTATAGTCATTTGAGCCCATTTGAGTTGAGAGTATGCTAGGCTAGGCGAGCTAGCCTAGCCTATGTTATCGCTATGGGGACCCCAAACTAACCTTATAGATCTATATCCTGATTacagtaatattaaaattgttatagtAGAATTTATAGATATCGCAACCTTTTAAGATTATTCTATTTATATTGCGACAGTTTATAACTTCATCCGCTCCGATCGCATTTTCGACCCTAGCTCTGCCGCTGCCGACAAAGTCTCCGTACAGCCGCGCCTGTCAGTTCTGAGGTGGAATTAGGGGCGGCACATACCTACGTCGACCCTTTGAACTGTTACGCCGTTTATCATGCGAATCATTTTCTAACGATGGGAATTTTGTACAGTATAGCGATGTAGTTGAATTTTGATGTCACATTCAGATTGATTTCTGACAATTAATAGCGATAACCTCGTTTTGTCTTGATGTATTCCTACAGTTTTGATGTCTATTTACTCTGCGTCGTATGTGTACAATTTTCTCTGATTTTCCACCCAGTAAACGAAGAAAGGACATGGTTTATCCAGAGAGTTACTCATTGGTTATTGAACAACACAATTTTCAAAACTGGTGAAATGAGTTTTTTTATTCGACTTATGACTTTATTTATGTCCACTATCATACTGGATTTGTCTATTACTACCACCTAAGTCCAACAAGACTTAAACTTGGTGAAAAGCTTAATGGGTTAGGGATGACTGAAGTTTGTTATAATCGTGAAGTTTAATATTGTACTTTGCACGGCcccaattttaatatattttccattCCCTCCACAGAAAATCCTCCCTTCCCTCGTTTCTCTTGTCCCTTGTTCCTCCCGTCCCTTGTTCCTCCCGTCCCTTGTTCCTCCTGTCCCTTGTTCCTCCCGTCCCTTGTTCCACCTGTCGCTTGCTCCTCCCGTCCCTCATTCCTCGTGTCCCTTGTTCTCCCGTCCCTCATTCCTCGTGTCCCTTGTTCTCCCGTCCCTCATTCCTCGTGTCCCTTGCTCCTCCCGTCCCTCATTCCTCGTGTCCCTTGCTCCTCCCGTCCCTTCATTCCTCGTGTCCCTTGCTCCTCCCGTCCCTCATTCCTCGTGTCCCTTGCTCCTCCCGTCCCTCATTCCTCGTGTCCCTTGCTCCTCCCGTCCCTCATTCCTCGTGTCCCTTGCTCCTCCCGTCCCTCATTCCTCGTGTCCCTTGCTCCTCCCACTATCTGaccttctattattgttattattattattattaattgctaagctacaaccctagttgaaaaaggaggatgctttaagcccaggggccccgacagggaaaatagcccagtgaggaaaggaaatactggaaaataaaatttttcaatattaaacttagccggtgatcatatagctgcaactctgttgctcgacagaaaaacctacggtcaaaatacgccagcgatcgctatgcaggtgggggtgtacatcaacagcgccatctgtcgagcaggtacttagtactccaagtaaacaaagaaccaattttctctctgtcgggctaccggcaagacctactaatacgctgttactaactggatttgttttcacaactatttggtgaagtacactattctagttttgagctttcgctatgcaggggttttatcttcatctcaaaacttgaactcgttttggatagatttaattatggtgacaaagagagtatggactctctttcacttttaaatggccgacccttcccttagacggaagtgtgtttaggtttttagtaattttgcttaacacgttatagatctatatattttatatctctccgcctttattaggcctcttcgattaactttccatttattataaacatataaaaataaatttttatgttttgtttatatgcgacctttcctgatagtaggcggtcctaacttggaaccgaagttattcaacgttgagcccgttatatcgtatttagcctttaaagaatttaaaactttttaaaatttaatgttttatgaaagaatttctttgatagtcttcgtactgttttcaaagatgaactaacgtttagttttttagactacgcagttgttgacgttcaggacgttcaacatgcgctctatcgttacgatagagagagagtgtatcacggtttcactttgcagtaagagtaaatcgattctgacgttttgttcattctttcttagcttaaatgttttgaattctattttaaaggaactttttaattgaaaaacctttcagttttttcctttagtcaaataacatgtttttttgacgaaatataattgggctcttctcttaggtgcgaaatcaagagagaaagagagagagagatagagacggagggagagagaggagagaaaacgttccgttcaagcgggtaacgttgttctcgtgttactctcctccctagtcgctgtacggggaagaaggtaaaacgtttctagggttttattcttgtccccaggctatgtgcggtgagagattgtaaacgtagtttatttgaacgagtgtttagtctctttcccagccactgaattttttatctttatatatgttttctgttttttgctagtattaatagctgcattatacgactgttttcgcaattactaccttttaatgaagggtagaattgcgtgtttcaggtagaaatcagtaaaagtttcgatttcagtgtagtaagtgcaaaacagaaaatcgaagtgataaagtgatatgcgcaaagtgttacagtgttgtgtccgagggttcgtctgttcgtgcctgtcgttcacctagtccgggacctcttgcaagctcccaagcccaggggagaagtaatgtcgaacgacttatgggttcgtcaggccttgatcaacgaacagacgtttccctccgtggtttcgggcgtatctacccaagatcgccccacccacacaaagacgagagagcccatttatttctcgtctgcggaagaggtttctcgtaagaaaccatggaccaaggtctcgcagcttattaagcgcaagtcggtcccttccgcgcaagtccaacggcccagttgtagccactgggtcagttcggactcgctgcagtcttccaacgactgctcacctcctaagagaggcaaagcggtaccgcatcaggcagtcacaccgtctgttgccgcacctgctcctgtagaccctaagtggtctgtgctgcagaccatgcagtctctgttaacgtcattgatgcgggactttcgtgcggagaaggttgacactgcaccaacctctagcctacaaccaacacggttgtgcgtcctgtggactctgaggcaaccttctgccgcactccagctgagagagtcccgccacccatgcgttccagtgtaccctgccagccgcatgttgacgttcagtaacgcacggaaccttccgttgacgttcgcgaggtacaacaacagtctaagttgttttgttttgacgcggtgcgtcaacctccgcattctagagttgttttgactgctcagtatagacagtcaaagcagtctcgagtgaacactgtatgtcctcacgcacctgttgtggttgacagttcagttgttgacagttcacagactgtcaagcagttacatgacgttgccttctggtctgctactaatgcaccagtgctgtatgtcctcacgcacctgttgtggttgacagttcagttgttgacagttcacagactatcaagcagttacatgacgttgccttctggtctgctactaatgcaccagtgagagactcactgagataacctagcttttatcggacaaggttcctgtagatgagaaagtgctgttctccctcctactgatattcctttgaggactctgtcatttggggagccttaagctgcttagcctcctatggactttaattaaatcatgatgattttttaaggatcttcgtccggatcttgtaactgctgctcctcgttcgcctaaacgtcagaacttacactaggcctagctacttcgaagccgttgttgttaagctagtgctctctcgctctcctagagagcgttacgttggctaggcgactggtttttgcaccaggaggagttttagggatacagcctttgatttcccttcttttaaactggcttatagagcgagagtctgataggacacgagagaagttctcggcttgggagttcatgcctctgcccagatagacttctcaattctggtagactcgccctggcgcctagccaggagacgctccaagttgtttacaggtcaacttctcaacttttgtcgagcctttgaagttttgctgtactattatgtcacacataacaaggcttccagggatggtaaatggttccgtctcagtcgctaaccccgtctgttgccacacctgctcccgtagaccctatatgggctttgctgcaagacatgcagtccaagcttgtgtccttgatagaggacttaaatgcggagaagaaccttctggccaacaaccttccaaccggttggttgtgcgccctgttgacgctgaggtaacctactcgcgtctgccagttgaggtggttcctccaccgatgcgacccagtgtgggttgccagtcgcacgttgacgttaagcgacgctcggaggtggttgttgacgttcagtgtgtcactaggaagacgttcaacaaccagcagaggtgacttgttgtgacgcagtgcgtcaacctcagcaacccggtagggtgttgactgcacaacccagacagtctagacagtttcgggttgacgctgtacttcctcgcgcacccatggttgttgacagttcacagactgtgcagcagtgccatgatattgcgtccggctccgtcacgcatccaccagtgcgaccggattcagcgagtcagacgttgcccactccgttgccgtttcctcatcagtttcggatgaggaaccctctgatgaggacgttgctgaacaagacgatcaacccccagccctgctatccatccagaagatgctgaagaaggaacgctgcccagtcaggctgtggatgagtctggtagggacactgtcatccgtggatcaatttgtgtcactaggaagactacacctccgtcctcttctataccatctagcttttcactggaaaaaggacaagacgctagaagcggtctcgatcccggtttccggaaagataaagtcttgtctgacttggtgaaaggactatatcaaccttagagagggtcttcccctgactgttcagactcccaaccacgttctcttctcggacgcatcggacgtaggctggggtgcgacattagacggtagggaatgctcgggattatggaactcgagtcaaaggacaatgca
This Palaemon carinicauda isolate YSFRI2023 chromosome 25, ASM3689809v2, whole genome shotgun sequence DNA region includes the following protein-coding sequences:
- the LOC137619317 gene encoding uncharacterized protein isoform X2; this translates as MLTLMVLVEGDRSIDTEAQLFGDPYEFGEDHHRFRRAPIFGLFQGLFGGKKGRKQRPSRPTYGAPPAAPPASYGAPPATPSSGYGAPPATPSSGYGAPPATPSSGYGAPPATPSSGYGAPPATPSSGYGAPPATPSSGYGAPPATPSSGYGAPPATPSTSYGAPPATPSTSYGAPQAPTPSYSAPAPPPSPSYGAPPAPPPSPSYGAPPVAAPSPSYGAPPVAAPVLPMVLLQPIIQCTFPSSKPNLQCPFCTFTSSKPILQCPICSFTSSKPILQCPFCTFTSSKPILQCPFCTFTSSKPILQCPICSKSLLQCPSSNS
- the LOC137619317 gene encoding uncharacterized protein isoform X1, which codes for MCLCSYTKSIAIVGVVMLTLMVLVEGDRSIDTEAQLFGDPYEFGEDHHRFRRAPIFGLFQGLFGGKKGRKQRPSRPTYGAPPAAPPASYGAPPATPSSGYGAPPATPSSGYGAPPATPSSGYGAPPATPSSGYGAPPATPSSGYGAPPATPSSGYGAPPATPSSGYGAPPATPSTSYGAPPATPSTSYGAPQAPTPSYSAPAPPPSPSYGAPPAPPPSPSYGAPPVAAPSPSYGAPPVAAPVLPMVLLQPIIQCTFPSSKPNLQCPFCTFTSSKPILQCPICSFTSSKPILQCPFCTFTSSKPILQCPFCTFTSSKPILQCPICSKSLLQCPSSNS